A genomic stretch from Vibrio cortegadensis includes:
- the gcvP gene encoding aminomethyl-transferring glycine dehydrogenase, producing MTQPHSQLLTDLGTQNEFVARHNGPNKSDQQKMLDMINATSLESLIDETVPAQIRLEKPMSLAAPQSEYDMLVTLKQFANQNQIKRTFIGQGYYNTFTPNVILRNVLENPGWYTAYTPYQPEISQGRLEALLNYQQMVMDLTGMDIANASLLDEATAAGEAMTLCKRAGKSKSKVFFVADDVHPQTLEVVKTRAEFIGFEVMVGALETLAEQDVFGALVQYPGTTGEVRDLTDIISAAQANKIVVTVATDLLASALLKPAGEMGADVVIGSAQRFGVPMGYGGPHAAFMATREKHKRTMPGRVIGVSIDTKGNQALRMAMQTREQHIRREKATSNICTAQALLANMASFYAVYHGAEGLRTIARRTHHLTAILAAGLTKSGYELAHNSFFDTITINTNTPNSGDNTTSLFNKAQQADINLRKLENQLGVSIDETTTTADIQDLFAIFGVDEDVNALSTEISNNEFAAIPQSCRRESKYLTHPVFNTHHSETQMMRYLKKLENKDFSLTHGMIPLGSCTMKLNAAAEMIPVTWPEFGSIHPFAPLEQAAGYTALAKDLKEKLCEITGYDDFSLQPNSGASGEYAGLIAIQRYHASRGEGHRNVCLIPSSAHGTNPATASMVSMKVVVTKCDEDGNIDMADLAAKIEKHRDNLASIMITYPSTHGVYEEQVKEVCEMVHEAGGQVYLDGANMNAQVGLTSPGFIGSDVSHLNLHKTFCIPHGGGGPGMGPIGVKSHLAPFLPGHIENGVEGSDYAVSAADLGSASILPISWAYIAMMGEPGLTDATKVAILNANYVMERLRPHYPVLYRGTNGRVAHECIIDIRPLKEETGISEEDIAKRLMDYGFHAPTMSFPVAGTLMVEPTESEDLEELNRFCEAMIAIREEMAAVKNGEWPLDNNPLVNAPHTQADLMSVEWDHPYSRELACFPSNAAKDAKYWPTVNRVDNVYGDRNLICSCPSIDNYED from the coding sequence ATGACTCAGCCACATAGCCAATTGCTTACCGACTTAGGTACTCAAAACGAATTTGTTGCCCGCCATAACGGCCCGAACAAATCAGATCAGCAAAAAATGTTAGATATGATCAACGCCACCAGCCTTGAATCACTTATCGATGAAACAGTTCCTGCTCAAATTCGTCTAGAAAAACCAATGTCCCTTGCCGCGCCTCAAAGCGAATATGACATGCTCGTCACATTGAAGCAGTTTGCCAATCAAAACCAAATCAAACGCACTTTCATTGGCCAAGGTTACTACAACACATTTACTCCTAACGTTATTCTGCGTAACGTTCTGGAAAATCCAGGCTGGTACACTGCGTACACACCGTACCAACCTGAAATATCTCAAGGCCGTCTAGAAGCGCTGCTTAATTACCAACAAATGGTAATGGATTTAACAGGCATGGACATCGCAAACGCCTCTCTGCTTGATGAAGCAACGGCCGCAGGCGAAGCGATGACGCTATGTAAACGTGCAGGCAAAAGCAAAAGCAAAGTCTTCTTCGTAGCAGACGATGTTCACCCACAAACACTAGAAGTTGTAAAAACTCGTGCTGAGTTCATCGGCTTTGAAGTGATGGTTGGCGCACTTGAAACACTCGCAGAGCAAGACGTATTTGGTGCCTTGGTTCAATACCCAGGTACAACAGGTGAAGTTCGCGATTTAACCGATATCATCTCTGCCGCTCAAGCAAACAAAATCGTCGTGACGGTTGCGACAGACCTTCTGGCTTCTGCTCTTCTAAAACCGGCGGGTGAAATGGGCGCGGATGTCGTTATCGGTTCTGCTCAACGCTTCGGTGTACCTATGGGTTACGGTGGCCCTCACGCGGCATTCATGGCGACTCGTGAAAAACACAAACGTACTATGCCAGGTCGTGTTATCGGTGTTTCTATCGATACAAAAGGCAACCAAGCACTGCGTATGGCAATGCAAACTCGTGAGCAACATATCCGCCGCGAGAAAGCGACATCAAACATCTGTACCGCTCAAGCTCTGCTGGCAAACATGGCTTCATTCTATGCGGTTTATCATGGTGCTGAAGGCTTGCGCACTATCGCTCGCCGCACTCATCACCTAACAGCAATTCTAGCAGCAGGTTTAACAAAATCTGGATACGAACTGGCTCACAACAGCTTCTTCGACACCATCACTATTAACACTAATACGCCAAACAGTGGCGACAACACGACTTCACTGTTTAATAAAGCACAACAAGCAGATATCAACCTACGCAAACTTGAGAATCAATTAGGCGTAAGTATCGATGAAACAACAACAACCGCTGATATCCAAGATTTGTTTGCCATTTTCGGTGTAGATGAAGACGTCAATGCGCTTTCAACTGAAATTTCAAACAATGAATTTGCAGCGATTCCACAAAGCTGTCGTCGTGAATCTAAGTACCTAACGCACCCAGTGTTTAACACTCACCATAGTGAAACACAGATGATGCGTTACCTGAAAAAGCTTGAGAACAAAGACTTCTCGCTGACTCACGGTATGATTCCACTAGGCAGTTGTACGATGAAGCTTAATGCCGCTGCGGAAATGATTCCGGTAACATGGCCTGAATTCGGTTCAATCCACCCATTCGCTCCATTAGAGCAGGCTGCAGGTTACACAGCACTCGCAAAAGATCTTAAAGAGAAGCTATGTGAAATCACTGGCTATGATGATTTCTCGCTGCAACCTAACTCAGGTGCTTCAGGTGAATACGCAGGTTTAATCGCGATTCAACGTTACCACGCAAGCCGTGGCGAAGGTCATCGCAATGTATGTTTGATTCCAAGCTCTGCACACGGTACGAACCCTGCAACGGCATCTATGGTTTCAATGAAAGTAGTGGTAACTAAGTGTGATGAAGATGGCAACATCGACATGGCTGATTTGGCTGCTAAAATCGAGAAGCACAGAGACAACCTAGCAAGCATCATGATCACCTACCCTTCTACACACGGTGTGTACGAAGAACAAGTGAAAGAAGTATGTGAAATGGTTCATGAAGCGGGCGGCCAAGTTTACCTTGATGGCGCGAACATGAACGCTCAAGTGGGTCTAACTAGCCCGGGCTTCATCGGCTCTGATGTTTCGCACCTTAACTTACACAAAACGTTCTGTATTCCACACGGCGGCGGCGGCCCGGGTATGGGTCCTATCGGTGTTAAATCTCACCTAGCACCTTTCCTTCCTGGTCATATCGAAAATGGCGTTGAAGGCAGCGACTATGCCGTATCCGCAGCCGATTTAGGCAGTGCTTCTATTCTTCCTATCTCTTGGGCATACATTGCAATGATGGGTGAACCGGGCCTAACGGACGCAACGAAAGTCGCGATTCTAAATGCTAACTACGTGATGGAACGTTTACGTCCTCACTACCCTGTTCTTTACCGCGGTACAAACGGCCGTGTTGCTCACGAATGTATTATCGATATTCGTCCACTTAAAGAAGAGACAGGCATTAGCGAAGAAGACATTGCAAAACGTCTAATGGATTACGGTTTCCACGCGCCAACTATGTCGTTCCCTGTTGCGGGTACTTTGATGGTTGAGCCAACTGAATCGGAAGATTTAGAAGAGCTAAACCGTTTCTGTGAAGCGATGATTGCGATTCGTGAAGAGATGGCAGCAGTGAAAAATGGCGAGTGGCCACTAGACAATAACCCACTGGTGAATGCACCTCATACTCAAGCGGATCTAATGTCTGTAGAGTGGGATCACCCATACTCACGTGAACTGGCTTGCTTCCCATCAAATGCAGCGAAAGATGCGAAATACTGGCCAACCGTGAACCGCGTCGATAACGTATATGGCGACCGTAACTTAATTTGTAGCTGCCCAAGTATCGACAACTACGAAGATTAA
- a CDS encoding tetratricopeptide repeat protein — MLKMDWLLTGGLVVAVAVIVGEYLPVIPGFEPVLQYYDLFYGLSLSFVAAYMFHYVVIVYPQKKAKKHIEPYVFALTKKVLWHSEHIVCDLVNDKKALDGDYQILDFYNKLSEVNLTTRTPHMRSSRKYGGLMDLHASVEHAIGEIREAIDELYRHVSNLDPELIEIINALNNSTIGSNSILEHWPSRAEAVGPHKRNLVLHTHYAPALCAHYKLTQRLQHYVQRRFPTNSQDYYLEILKAYEEKNWPVFLKLNRKVLKTDPEDRNAIYLNIKYLVELRRFEEAVSEIEAALEVHPNLHYNFTSEFKGEVYNDFTSRPDYAELIGNEKYKAVANPY; from the coding sequence GTGTTGAAGATGGATTGGCTCCTAACTGGGGGCTTAGTGGTCGCGGTAGCTGTTATCGTCGGAGAATATCTTCCCGTGATACCAGGTTTCGAGCCCGTATTACAATATTACGACCTGTTTTATGGACTGTCTTTAAGCTTCGTCGCTGCGTACATGTTTCATTATGTGGTGATAGTCTACCCTCAGAAAAAAGCCAAAAAACACATCGAGCCTTATGTCTTTGCGTTAACAAAAAAAGTACTGTGGCACTCTGAGCACATTGTGTGCGATTTGGTTAATGATAAAAAAGCGCTAGATGGCGACTATCAGATTCTCGATTTCTACAACAAGCTCTCAGAAGTCAATTTAACCACTAGGACCCCGCACATGAGGAGTTCCAGAAAATACGGTGGTTTGATGGACCTTCATGCATCGGTGGAGCATGCAATTGGAGAAATACGTGAAGCCATCGATGAACTATACCGGCATGTGTCCAACCTCGATCCTGAGCTTATTGAGATAATCAATGCATTAAATAACAGTACAATAGGCAGTAATTCTATTTTGGAACATTGGCCTTCTCGGGCAGAAGCCGTTGGTCCACATAAGAGAAACCTTGTCCTGCATACCCATTATGCACCGGCACTTTGCGCCCATTACAAGTTGACCCAAAGGTTGCAACACTACGTCCAACGACGTTTTCCCACAAACTCTCAAGATTATTATTTGGAAATACTCAAGGCCTACGAAGAAAAAAACTGGCCAGTGTTTCTTAAACTCAATCGAAAGGTGCTCAAAACTGACCCGGAGGACAGGAATGCAATCTATCTTAACATCAAGTATTTGGTAGAGTTGAGGCGCTTTGAGGAGGCTGTGAGCGAAATTGAGGCGGCTTTAGAGGTGCATCCTAATCTTCATTACAATTTCACGAGTGAGTTTAAAGGTGAGGTATATAACGATTTCACGTCTAGGCCTGACTATGCTGAACTCATAGGTAACGAGAAATACAAAGCAGTGGCTAATCCATACTGA